From a region of the Bacteroidota bacterium genome:
- a CDS encoding PorT family protein, with product MNRKQFNLFLFMLFILNVSIAQRFRAGLTAGAVATDVAGAGTRDNFTHFNKLGFTAGGIVNTTLNEKNVFQLEINYVQKGSLQRPDSANNDYFKLSFNYVEIPLIFRRHLHFTLFKKPSTRFDLEGGVSVGRLIYSELIGNTNYTQSIDPKNFNKTDVSILAGIDYNFNSNLYFCLRYSNSVIPVTKKNPAPGPALVYLPAAFNQGNNLAFQFSFKYIFSGGESNIETKTE from the coding sequence ATGAACAGAAAGCAGTTTAATCTTTTTTTATTCATGTTATTTATTCTGAATGTTTCTATAGCGCAACGCTTCAGAGCAGGATTAACAGCAGGAGCCGTCGCCACCGATGTTGCGGGGGCGGGAACCCGGGATAATTTCACTCATTTTAACAAACTGGGGTTTACGGCCGGCGGAATAGTGAATACCACTCTTAATGAAAAAAATGTTTTTCAGCTTGAAATAAATTATGTTCAAAAGGGAAGTTTACAGCGCCCGGATTCCGCCAATAACGATTATTTTAAGCTTTCATTCAACTATGTTGAGATACCGCTTATTTTCAGACGGCATTTGCATTTTACATTGTTTAAAAAACCTTCGACCAGGTTTGACCTTGAGGGGGGCGTGTCGGTTGGCCGTTTGATCTATTCCGAACTGATCGGCAACACCAACTACACCCAGAGCATTGATCCGAAAAATTTCAACAAAACCGATGTGAGTATTTTAGCGGGTATCGATTATAATTTCAATTCAAATTTATATTTCTGTCTTCGTTACAGCAATTCCGTTATTCCGGTCACAAAAAAGAATCCCGCTCCGGGACCCGCACTGGTTTATCTGCCCGCCGCGTTCAACCAGGGAAACAATTTGGCCTTTCAATTTTCATTTAAATATATTTTTAGCGGTGGGGAAAGCAATATTGAAACAAAAACCGAATGA